From the Cystobacter ferrugineus genome, the window TGCGCTCGGAGGAGGAGCGGCGGCATTGGGCGGAGGCGGGAGCGCGGCACGCGGCCGCGTTCACCTGGGCCCGCTGCGCCGAGGAGACGCTCGCCGCGTACACGCACGTCCTGGGCCGGTAGTCACTGCTCAGCAGCGGAAACACATTCCGAGAAGAGCCTTGCACGGAGCGAGCGGGTGGGTCATCAACGCTCCCTCTTCTCCCTCCCGGAGGCCGCGTGCGCTCACCCTTCCTGCTGGCCCTGGCTGTGCTCCTGCCGGGCATGCCCGTGCTCGCCCAGCAACAACCGCAACAACCCGTCCCGATCAGGCCCGTGCAGCAGACGCAGCCCACGCGCGGAGCGGGCACGGCGATCCAGAGCGCCGCGGTGTGGCACCATCCGACGGTCCCCGCGTCGAGCCTGTTGCTCGTGGCGGACAACCAGATTGGCTTGTTGGCCTACAACCTCGATGGCACCGAGCGGGGACTGCTCGTTCCGGGCGCCCTGACGGGAGTGGACGTGCGCGAGGGCTTCCCGGCGGGCGCGGGCACCCAGTCGCTGGTGATGCTGGCCAACGCGTCCGTGGGGCTGCTGGCCTATGTCATCGACCCCTCGACCTTCAGCGCCCAACCCGCGGGCATCCAGGACCTCAGCACGGGGTTCTCTCCCTCCGCCGTGGCCCTGTACAGGAGCCCCAGGACGCAGCGCTTCTACGTCTTCGCGGCGAGCGCGGGGGGCACCCTGGTGCAGTTCGAGCTCGCCACCTCGGCGGATGCGGGCACCTCCACCACTCCCGTGCGCACCTTGAGCGTGGGCGGCCCCGTGGTGGGTCTGGCCGTGGATGATGCCCTGGGCGTGCTCTACGTCGTCCAACAGGACAGCGCCATCTGGCGGTATGGCGCCGAGCCCGATGCCACGAACACGCGGATCTCGGTGGATACCACCACCACGTCCAACACACCGGGCGGGCTCGTGCGGCCCCTGGGCGGAGTGGCCCTCTACAAGGCCTCGAACGACCGGGGCTACCTGTTGGCGATCAGCGGAGGAGAAAACGCGGTGCGCGTCTACGACCGCTCCCTCTCCGCCCACACCTACCGGGGCCGCTTCAGCGTGGTCGCGGATGGTGGCATCGACGCGGTGGAGAACTCCCGTCTGGTGGCGGTGACCAACCGCGGCCTGGGGCCGCTCTTCACCCAGGGACTGGTGGCCGTGCACGACGGCGTGAACCTCGGGGGCAACGAGAACTTCAAGCTGCTCAAGTGGCCCGCGGTGGCCGAGGGGCTCAATCCCCCCCTCATCGTGGACAACGCGCCCCCGCCGACTCCCTCGGATGGCGGCACACCCGATGCGGGAGAGGACGGCGGCTCCGGGCCGCTGACTCCCGGCCGTCCTCCCCCCTCGGACGGCATCGGAGTCGACCCGTCGCCCGACTCTTGCGGATGCGCCGCGGCGTCCCTGCCCGGCTCGGTGCTGCTCGGGCTGGCGGGGGTGCTGCTGCTCTCCCGCCGTCGCCCGCGGGACTGAGGCCGGTTGCCAGG encodes:
- a CDS encoding myxosortase-dependent phytase-like phosphatase, with product MRSPFLLALAVLLPGMPVLAQQQPQQPVPIRPVQQTQPTRGAGTAIQSAAVWHHPTVPASSLLLVADNQIGLLAYNLDGTERGLLVPGALTGVDVREGFPAGAGTQSLVMLANASVGLLAYVIDPSTFSAQPAGIQDLSTGFSPSAVALYRSPRTQRFYVFAASAGGTLVQFELATSADAGTSTTPVRTLSVGGPVVGLAVDDALGVLYVVQQDSAIWRYGAEPDATNTRISVDTTTTSNTPGGLVRPLGGVALYKASNDRGYLLAISGGENAVRVYDRSLSAHTYRGRFSVVADGGIDAVENSRLVAVTNRGLGPLFTQGLVAVHDGVNLGGNENFKLLKWPAVAEGLNPPLIVDNAPPPTPSDGGTPDAGEDGGSGPLTPGRPPPSDGIGVDPSPDSCGCAAASLPGSVLLGLAGVLLLSRRRPRD